TTGctagttttaaaaaatttctcaTAGAATATTAATTTACAAATGAATTAAAGAAAGTCATGTAactcttttttcattttttaattatacaaaaaaaagctcttttgatatatattatatagaaTTAGTTATCAATTTTCTCTATCAATTAAAAAGCATATATgttataatttttgtaaaaaataattatattaattaaaatttaattcatattttagctaattaatatttttttatcttagcTAATTAATCTTATTATTGgtattaaaagtttaaaattttttttatttttcttgcaggacccattaaaaagaaaaaaaaatcaagagaGTCAAGGACCAActtatatacaaaaaaaaaggtcCAATACAATATAAATGACTTCTCCTTTATTGTGCCTAACCAAGCCAACCTACCAACTTTTTAGGTTACCGCAGTTGGCCAAATTACTTCCCCAACATAAAGACAAAATAGTATACACGTGTTGCAAGAAGAGTTATGTTATAGGATTATCTGTAAACTTAAATTTGTACACTATAATTTAccttaaaaattttatctattattcaaaatttcaaatacaCTCAGGTTTagtattatattaaaaatagtttataaataaattattttatatttaaatttttagttctaaaaatacttattttatagaaatatgataaaaaataatagtattcttaaaaaaattatttttttttacttttctattagtttttaaataatttcttagaaaattacaatttaattttaaaaattatactagacattaatactattactttttataaatcaaaagcttaaaaaattatttttaaaactttctAAACAGACCCTTATTCCACCAATCGAGTCACAGGTATCGAACATATTGATATCTAACCATTTTCCGTAAAGTGGTGACGAAGAGTATAACTTGTACAAATCTTTCCATTTTCCAATTCAATTCGATCCATTCGTTCTTAGAGCTATTTACTCGATTGCAGACATTTCGGGAACCCAAAGAAAGAAGTAGTCTGCTTTATTGaatctttaaaaattaaaaattgtttagataaatttttaaaaaatatcctttttttagttatattttttaaaaagtatataaaaaattaaaaaattatatttaaatattttataaaaaaatattcttatctattaattatattttgttccCAAGTTCTCGAAGTTGTAATAACGTCCATGCGAGAGAAGGGATTCCAATGCAAGGTTCAAGATATTCCGAGAGTGAGCATGCATGGTTGAATCTCACTCAACTCTTCTTACAATTGCCAACATATTATCACCACCACTAATATTACATTTATTTCTTCAAcggacttttattgtttttttatataattattcaaataCTTTCTCTTATCAACtgaaatgttttaaaaaaaaataattttataaaacaaTATTAAAGTTTCTATTACCTAAAAGTCACTTCGATCTTTGGTGACTTGGGAAACAAAATTCAGCATAAGTTcactattaaaataaaaaaaattatgaaaaaaaattcaattaatagaagctaaattaaaatacattttattaaaagttttttttgttagttaCGGTAATTTTAATCCGACAAATCAAATACTTTATCATAAATTCATGATGTTATTGGAAGTTAAAATTAGGCTACGACAGCCAGAAAACAAACGAGCAGAAATTTGGGCTAAAGAAAATTCAATTTCTATTCCTTTCTTGCTTATAAGCTCAAATGGAGTTGCTcagaaaagataaaaaactCAAATGGGATATCCTGTTTAGCCTCcatttaatatttatcttttttcataaaattatatataattagaattttttcatgacaaaaagaaaaaaaaaacataaattttcctttttacaatgtatttaatcaaattttcaaaagacaaagtatattttttatacataaATGGATTTTCAATCTTTCTCCAACTACTTATGATGTCATATCTTGTATGTATATGTAAAGTGTTTCTAGCACACTTTTTGCCATCATAAAATGGGGACATATAGCAACGCTAAAAATAAATGAGGAAGACAGATTAAATTAAACATGATTAAATTCAAATGAAATAATAGAAATGTCATTATAAATAGGAGTGGCAGTATCTATCATACCTGTggatatttaattttatttaatttaattaagtaGGATTGTCAATCCGATTCGTTGAAGATTAAATATGGAGAGAGTTTAAATATAGATCAGGTAGAATGTTGGTTGAGTCTCAATCCTATCCGATTAACTCGTactctatatatgtatatgttataAAAACATGTTATAGGTGAGTATTGAATCAAAAATCTCTccttaatacaaaaaaaaactttattATTGAGTTAAGATAGAtaatttaatacttttatttatataaaaactaattttattttataaatacccaacattttatttgtgtttacattattaatttaaataaagacTTTTATGTAAAATTGAACATTTGATAGTTATGTTGATTATGTGACGACTTTATTGTTTGTCGGATGATTGTGTTGtttgtattgattttttaatttgcatgcttattatattatataataatattgcaTATTTGTAAAAATTCGCATGTAGGGTCGGATACCTGCAACTAAAGTTAGGGTTGAATTCAAACCCTATTATATCCTATCTATTGCCATCCCAGAGTTAGGGTTGAATTCAAACCCTACTATATTCTACCTATTGCCACCCCTAATCATAATCAAGAACATTTATTGAGACAAAATAGTAAGAATAACCTTGCTTCTAATTCCGAATTCATATTTTGGTGAAGTCTACATATAGGGTTTAGGTTAGCTAGTGGCACTTTTACAGTAgctattaaatatatatttttttcttatattaagGTATTTTAAGATCAGATTGATCTATTTTCGATCATTTTTATATGGCAAGTAAGAATGTTAAAACGGGTCGAAACCATCAAATCAGTTTACCAAATCCATCAAAAAATGAATGGGGATGAGATTCTAAACCGATCTCAACCTCCCATAAGCTCACAATCGCAGGTGCTCTAGATCTTTGTATCTTCGACTATCGATCTCTAGCTTTCTACATCTTCGGCGATCTCAAATTTGTTAGCGATTTATCCATCTCCGACCACTATTATGCATCTCTATTTTTATTTCCCCACAGCAATAGCGGAATTCTCTACTTTTTCGATTATATTATGAgttataatgatattttttttaaaatttctaattctattttgtgtctctgtttttctttttcgagactttgaattagtattttttttgtctctctAAAACTGATCTATTCTAATCGGCTAAATTTTTCTGCGAAATAATTGCTAAAATTTTTTCTAtccaaataaaagataaaaatttcttttcttgtatatttaagtttttatgtttattgtgaattttaaattagtttataatttgactaattttttatttatatttgtattatctcatcttttattgaattaattttgactatataattgatttttttttttaaattgggTGAGCTAATTTTTCGGCCCATTAACCTACCTGTCACAAAACATGATGGATCAAAAATCTAAGTCCATTTATTTTGGCAGACTACTTCATCTCGTTTAATTTTATGGTAGAATGAGATAGATAATCTGCTTTTATACCCGAAATAAAGAGTATATATTTTATGTCGATAAATTTATACATGAGACAAACAATTAAAACAGTTTTAGCTGGCTAATTAATCTTCTAAGAATGTATATCAAAGACTCAAGAGTCAAAATGTTAAaggttaaaaaaattttggtaaacagattaaaaattattaaaatattattatatatataaaaataaaaaatatcaagtgagttaaaaatactgttttcttattttttttaaaaaaaataaaaataattaaaattttttgtcaacaatataaaaaaaaaacttgtcaATAAAAGTAGGAGTGTTTATATGAATTGGATCCGATATGTATATTTACGGTGTTTATctgaatttgattaaaaaattgtAGATATAAATTTGATCTGTAAAGTTATCGAATCTGATCTGATATGCACACTAATAGAATCAGATATACGAAGTTTGGGTAGGTATCCGAATATTCAATACATATCTACAAAtccacaaaaaataaataaataaataaataaataaatatttttttatattttattttatttaataattattatatatattgtattattttatttttattattttaaaaaatatatttaataatattttaaaattaaatatatttaaaaaaataaaaaaaattattatttttaataaaaataaatttttaaaaatatttttatattttaaaaatatattcaatctaatatataaatatacaaattaaatatgatcaaattcaaatttaaaaaatataaatattaaatttaatataataattttaatataaattaaatcaaaattttcattatATCCTATTTACGTTCGCCTTAAACAAAAGTCCTAAAAAAAGTGCATATTATATTGATTATATCCATGGTAATGACGAGGTCAATAATCCTTATCCATACGTATTAGTTTTCATAGTCAACAACTAACTATGTCGCGTAAGTCATGTAGTCAGTATAATTGATTACTATGACCTCATCACCATAAGAAAGAGGGGCAGAGAAAAAGAggacaagaagaagaagaagaaagaagcatgGAACACACATGCACTTTAACTCAATAATCAATGATTATGAATAATAATGAGATATTGTATAAGATAAATAATACATCATCAATCATATCAACTATTTGCATACGATTGCATATAGTGATGTATAACGAATAGTCTATGTAATGTGTCTCGTATACATAAACTAGAATAAgcattttttcttaaatttcaactttaattttcaacCATTAGGATGATGGATTCCATTGATTATTAGTGTTTAGTGTACACCAAAACAAGCCTATTACGAAGACAAAAAAAATGGTTTGATTTCAACTTAAttataatcaattattaaaccaaaacaaaataagTTTACAaactcattatttttttttctgaaattattactctctttttttttactgatctcattttttttctgaATACTTTGTCACACTAACTACTTATCATTATAGTCAATCACTGATCGGTCAGCCAcgttaaattttaaattctgaatattaaattttaaattctaaaaattctaaatgttacattttaaatcttaaaattaattttagtttgtTTCACTTTTTGATGttcttttacttaaattttgaattttttaattatttttagtttcaaataTTCTTTTTTACATTTCTTTTCTAATTGTTAActgatttttaaattaattgattgaattaataTTGATTTCCTAgattttttataacaaaattaatctcttaagaaaacaaaacatatttaaaaagcaaaaaataaaaaagtttacAAAAAATCGAATCTGATCCGAaaattaaaaccatcaaatccCAAAAGTcacaattaaaataatatagcTATCAACTTCAACATTTGCACTTGGAAGTAAAGTGATAATAAAACAAATACACAATAAGGCACACAGTTACACTTGGAataacaaaattcaaaacacAAGCAAACCAATTCTAGCTAGGATTTTTTTTCCCACTAGCTAGTTATAATTTAGTCAACAGCTCacaaaaaaaagtgaaaatatgCAGTTAACTTTACGTGAAATTGATGATTGAGAGTCATTAAATGACAATTtagtaaaaaatatcaaattatttaagaaCTCTCAATTATCAAATTCACGTAAAATTATCTGCATTTAAATTTTCACCTCACAAAATATAGGCAAGTAATAACACGTTTCATAGTTGGATTCTTGACTTAATTAGTTCACACTCCTGCAATTCTTTCTAATCTCTCCCTTGGATCCAGTGAGGGGATTTATGTCTCCCATCTTGATCATGGCACTGGCAAAATCGGCGAAAAAAGAGCTAGGGTTTGAGCTGTAGCCGCGAACAATGGAGTCAGTAGATCCTCCGTTGAAGAGTTGCTGGTCGGAATGGAGGAGGCCTTTCCGGTCGACGAGGTTGTTGAAGTAGTGGTTGTCGAATGACGCCGGTGTCTGAAGATCGAGGGGGGCGAGGTTGTTGTCCCCCACACCGGATGCCCTAGGGCAGTTTGATTGCCTTGTTTGAGCAAAGGATGTTACTAATTCGTTGGTCTCATTATAGATGTGAGATCTGAAGGTTGTACATCTTGCTTGTCCAATTGTGTGACCACCTTAAAATCAACATGTGAGCAAATTAGTAAATACAACAAACAAAAAACAAATCTTAGTGTTCAATATCTTAGTTTTATTGGGTCATTTTTCTCCTTTTATTTTAATCTAACTAATTAAGAAACTAGCATATGTTTATTAATCTTTTAGGATTTTTAACATATTCATTAGTGAAAAAATTGGAATTTAATTAGTTATAGATTATCTATATAAAATGATCGAGAATAACAAAAATGTTAGATTAACAGAATTTATATAAAATCATTTATCCAAAAGTTTTAATCCATTAGAAAGAATCGCATGATGAgtagttatatttttaatataaaatttatttattggatttaagtaaattttatatggttttttattatttaatttatactaaaattctttttttgttgtaggtcaataaaaattaaattttaaattttttaataaagtttTAATGTTATGATACGAGATATTTTATTCCAAAAACATGAATTGAAGATTATACCACTAGTAAACATTTTGATGTAAACCCAATTTAATGATTATGATTGTGATtttataaataagaaaaaaaaactcttaATTATTATGTTAAGGCAATCATACGAGGGTAATGAATTCtctccggtgaataaaaaattggATAGTGTGCAGTGTTTAATTTAATCATTTATTactttctctcttttatttatttctggtcccacttatagaattaaaggtgagagatcacactgtATTTTATCAAGTGTTAAAAAAACAGGAGAGGATCTATTTCCATTATATGAGTATGTAGTGTTAAAGGTAAAAATTCATGTGCAGTCTACTCTACttaaaattgataattgaagACCGCTAgttaaaaatttagtcaaataagTTAAATTATCTTAGGTTCTTATTCAATTTCATGTAAAGTCACTAATAGTTTCCACCAATTTTGAATTAGAAGTTACCAGACAATGCGACCAAGTCCTTGGTAGAAAGTCCAAGTGCCCCGAATTTTGAGATTAATTGATTTAGGGTTGAAGTTGGTGCTGGTATCCCGTTGTTGGCAGCAGATTGGCTGGCTGTTCTTGCATCTCTTCTTCCAAGTTTTACATCCCACTCGGGCCCTCCAAGCTGCACATCCATCATTAATCATCAAATTATcactcaaattaattatttaaggAATTAATTGTGTGGTTAATTACGATCTTGACGGAGTCTCTGGCAGCGACGGCGAGGATGTCAGCGCAGGAGACAACACCAGGGCAGACTTTCTCAACGGCGGACTTGACGGCGTCGATCACTTCGAATCCGCGGGCAGAGTTCTTGTTGGGACCCGCATTCTTCTCTCCTTTGAAGCTTGATGTATCATCCAGAAGAATTGAACCGTCACATCCCTGTTATAATTAACACATTCTAATGTTTCGTTTCTTCTAAATTTTCTACAAACATAGATGACACTTCAAAACATAACAAAAGACATAGACTTTTGGTGGAGAAGGCTTCACAGATAGATATTTATatgttaaattaaattttcaaatttcatgatgtgaatttatttaaatttttattatttttatataaaatttaattttaatgtattaataatataaaatattttacacaattatttaattgtatttattttttgaattattatttatgTGGTCATGTAAAAAATATGTTAACatgatatattatataattgaatatatataatttatattaacaatgtattaaaattaaattattttatatatctaaattattcatataaaaCGTAACAAATATATGGTCAAAATCTATATAATAAGAAATATGACACTCTTGACCTAATAAGCAATATTACATTAACTAATTAATATATAAGATATGAGTTAGAAAATTGTCAttaacaatttatatttttatcttttattagtATATGGTGAAGACTTATAGGTAATTATATTCATGtaaagttgataattaaaagttgTTAAATAATAATTCAGTCAAATATGTTAAATCATCTAACAATTCTCAATTAATAACTTTGTGTAAAGATAACTGCACAtgagtttttgttttttttatatagaactaattaattattagtagtGTGAAGACATTAAATTGTAGAGCAATTAATTAAGAACTATGTGTAGGACTTACATTAACAAAGCAATCATGGAAGAACAAACGTAGGAGAGAAGCACCCATGCGAGTCTCTTTTTTGATGGCAGCTTCCACTGTGCATTTCACAGTGTCAAGGAGTTTTGGACATGAACTTGAATAAAACTCTGTGGAAAGTGATGCATTGGCACTACCCAACACGAGGACAAGGAGGAACAAACCAATCATAACTAGCTTATTTGAACCCATAATAACTCTATAATAAGTCTAAAACCTTAGGATATATTAGGCTCTAGTTAGGTATAGCTGCGTGTTTTAAATTCCTTAATTTTTGTGCCTAAGAGTGTTTCTGTGGTTTCTAAAACTGTGAAGGTGCCCTATATATAGATGTGATTAGGGCACATATATGCTGCTCTATATTGCTCGCTCCTATGTTTTGAATCAgtccaaattatttataaaattaaaaaatattaaaaacttaaaaaatagaCATACATTAGTGATTATTTAACATGTTCTTTTTCACgcaaaaatactttttaaatttaacacGTAAATTTTTTATCGGCTTTTTTTCTCTTAAATAGATCGTTTGCCTTTTGGAAACTTTTTTTAAGGTATAATgattgaattctaaattttttaatcataaaaatttttatagtatGTCATAAAGGTTTAAATTagcaaataaaatatatgaattatatatattatacatcTAACACGTTGATCTTAATCCATTAATCATTATTGTTAGAACTTATTTTTTTACGAAGAATATGGatagtatataatattaaaaaattaatttttgtatacAATGTCAAAAATGTTATTTAATATTAGTGATTCAAAATTCATATATGAtcaatttttattacaaaaatatacgaatacattaattttattttattttttggttaaacTCAACATAAATCTCAAGGCACTGTCTCTGCAGGTAGCCAAACCTAACGTAGACTAAATTATTAGTCATCATTGCATGGGGTAATATTTAATTTCACCGCTCGATTATTGAAAGATATAGatgtttgaaaaagaaaacacaCTTATGTTATTTTTAGGATAAAATATTATCATCAAAGAGCACACTATCTTTcgtaattttataatatatttctTTACAAAAGTATGAAGTTGTAAAGTGATCAAGTTTATATATAAACacttattatttatatacaccTAAAGTCTCGCTTGTACCGATTGacatttattatattattctttagATTTTAGAACAACTCTCatttcaatatataatttaattttttgactTTTTTCCCGGTAAATTAAGTTCAATAATTATCCCCACTTAATTATAgatatacaaataaaataatacatttCCTTTTCTTGTAGCCATATTTTGTCAAAGGTTATGTGAGTAGTTGGTAAACTATTTTTCCTCGCCGAGGTCCCATCCTATAACGATTGTATATTATATTGTATGTACGATGTTGTTATGAAATCATTCATCTTAAAAATTTAAGTTGATAAGAGAAGGTAATattaatgattatatttttaatatttttctttaagcaagagtctttttttttggtttgcttaattttgttattttttttatttttttgaaattcacCAATAATCGAACTCTTAATCTTTCGAACATAAAATTCTGATACTATATCATAAagatataaccattagtgttatctttttttattaacttaaatttttaaaataagtaattttatGACAGATGtattataataaaatctaataacATCAGTACAAGTGTACAACAAGACAGAGGGAGCACAACTGCACAAGCCAAAAGTTTGACTGTTATACTCATCAAAAGATTCGAATAAACATCATCTTATTCAATTATATATGATGGCTTTTATTTTGGTTATATTTTTAACacattttcataaaaaaaaaaaaaatctcttttAAATTTGCAAGAATTTTGTATAAACTTTTTGTTTTGTGAGTTACCTAAAATAAAGATGGTGAAAATGAGTCTAGATGTCGTAATCCAAACACCTTTAATTTAAACATGTTTCTATCCATTCCTTGAACGGTAACGAAAAATATCTGTAAACAGGAATGGAAATACGGCTCCTAGTAATAGTAATAAGTTATTATtaaatatgatttaattttttttaaaaattatttaatatttaatttaaaataaataaaagttcagttgaatttaaatattaacaatttttaatatttaaaaaataaataatattattaaaaaatattaaaaatattattattaatattttttaattaatttttttcaaattttataaaataaaatagatttttttcttcttgatttattttgtattaattttttttagttcaaCTCTTATAATTAAGAGATTTTTTTCagttataaatattataaagaataactcataaataaaataaaagatgaattttttttctaattatcttttaattatattgagaaaaaatactaaaaaatttgaCACAGATTTTATTATCGATAAATTTTATGATACTAAGAATCACTATTtcgttaataaaaaatacaaatttgtactttaaaatatattttttattaatatatttttataataattttttacatattttttaatattatatatattattaatcccatgataatatttttaaatcgGTCCATGCCTCTATAAAAAACTTTGATACCTAAATTAACAAAAAGTTTAAGTAGAATCTATGTAAGTTGCACAAAAAATACCTAAAGTGTTTGATATGTGCTTCAAATGTTCGAGATATGAAGAGTTCAAGTATTATTTAGAAGATATTAGTTTacatttttagaatattttatttaatgtattttgattttgttaatGATAcgaaaataaaaggataaataatataagaattgaaattaaataaaaaagatacattaaaattgaaatagaaacaaaaatgaTAGATTAAAATTGAGTACAAAGAGAATCACTTTACTTCTACCCAATTTCTTGACGCAACAAgaaagggactcctcaacctaacTTGTCAACGCCATGGTTTGGGAATTGATTCGAAGGGACTCCTTAACCTTCTACACAATTTCCCGATGCAACAAGAGAAGGACTTCTCAACCTCAATTGTGTACACCATGGTTTCATCACGAAACCAAAAAAAGTTTAAAACCTCTAAATCATTCTATTCTACGACTACAATAGCTAAGGAGGTACTTATAACCTCTTATTaggttaaaacaaagaaaaattctAAAGCCCATAAATATAAGATctaatttagtaattaaataaacaaaattaaaatatattaaataaaatattctaaaaatataaactaatatcTTCTAAATAATACTTAAACTCTTCATATCTCGAACATTTAAAATACGTATCATTAGGATAAATCTCTTCCGATGATAGTAGACAGTTATTTCTTCAACTGTGAAAAAAAAGCTATGTATCACCTTTGTGGTGAAAACCGAAGAAATAAGAAAATCTTTAACTTAGTCCCCAAATCGAATTGAATCCCAGACCGTGAGACTAAAATTCGTATTGTTTGACCTATTTGGTCTGGAAGTGAACTGCAGTGCcgaaatttgaaataaaattttgggAGGGTTACATAGAAGATAATTGTCAAAATGCTTTTGATATGGACTCCATTTAAGATAAGCTCGTCTAATCTCATTTCTTTGGTTTTGGTGATATTGCTAAATTTAAAGCCGTTTTTCAGGATCTTGTTCCAAAAAATTAAGGTCAAATTTATCATATGTAacttttttaacttttaaaagttGTATCTCACTTCTTTCGCAattcattaaagtagaaaaaCTATCTACATGTGTTGATATTGTAAAAATTATATGTTCTCCTTCTTACATATTAGTCTTCCTcttaaaaaatacattaattctttaattttttattattattttataataaaatttgaatatatatcctgTAGAATATGTAAAGAAGAAGTTAGAagaacaaatattaaaatttataatatttattgaatttttttatcaatttatacaaatacaataatattaatacttattgaatattcaattattttttatcatataaaaaattaaattaaataaataataaaatataaaataatattaaattaaataaataaaaatatctaattttttatatttaaacttAAAGGTAGAAAGAGTATTActtattaaatttattaggtactttaagtcataataaaatatttaaaccaattgaattattttttatcttttaaaaaagtactacaaatttttttataaaaaatttgggaGAAGCGTGACCCCTTGTCTAAACTAAGCTCCAAGCTCCACCACTGAAGTGAAGGCTCCTTAGTTGAAACAGGTCGCATAAAGAGGTCCAGTctgataaaaaaaatgatgtCAAGCGGGTCTGGACTGGGCTAATTTGAGTCCATGTATTAACAGTTTTCTTTATTTCTCCTTTTATGGTCGTATattaaaatgtttttttttaattaacaagaatcgaattttttatttttttataaaaattttaatattatatcataaaattatttattataaaaatataaattaataaaaaaatatataaataattatatttctaactatataataaattatagaaTATTCTACCCACTTTTCTAATATATGCACAAAATTGTAGTTAAACTCATCATCAGTAATTCAGTATATATTAAATGTATGTGTTTTAATTCATgacaaatttattatatataccCTTCATATTTCATGGATGATATTGTAATAGTTGTACGCGTATGAAAAAGAATATAGCTAGAAAACGACAGTAAAATCCACCGAAAAAAGAAAACGACGGGAATGTATATAGACTAACCAATTTGAGTTAGTGGAAGGATTAGTTTATTCGTTAATTTAAAAAGGTGTTAGAAGTTTAGATTTCGCTTTTGCatacaataatttattaattaataaaaaattttaaataaaatttaaatttgtgacgaattaatttttaatttgttggattaaaaaatagcataaaaaaaCCAAATATAATAATAGACTTATATTAGGAATACTCATGATTAGCTGGCAAAGTATGGTTCTGAAAAGATATAGAGATTAATAGAGAAA
The Arachis stenosperma cultivar V10309 chromosome 7, arast.V10309.gnm1.PFL2, whole genome shotgun sequence genome window above contains:
- the LOC130941238 gene encoding peroxidase P7-like — encoded protein: MGSNKLVMIGLFLLVLVLGSANASLSTEFYSSSCPKLLDTVKCTVEAAIKKETRMGASLLRLFFHDCFVNGCDGSILLDDTSSFKGEKNAGPNKNSARGFEVIDAVKSAVEKVCPGVVSCADILAVAARDSVKILGGPEWDVKLGRRDARTASQSAANNGIPAPTSTLNQLISKFGALGLSTKDLVALSGGHTIGQARCTTFRSHIYNETNELVTSFAQTRQSNCPRASGVGDNNLAPLDLQTPASFDNHYFNNLVDRKGLLHSDQQLFNGGSTDSIVRGYSSNPSSFFADFASAMIKMGDINPLTGSKGEIRKNCRSVN